ATCTTGGCCAATTTGTGAACGGTAACCTCTGGATTTCCTTGTAGTTCACCTTCTAAAATACCTGCAATTTGACCTGCTGTAAATACCATGAGCACAAAAGTAAGAAAAATAGTTAAACAGAATCTTTGGGATAACAGATATAATATTTTGTAACGGTTTTTGATAACGCTTTTAGATTAAATTGATCCGAAGCTTTTGCTACATCAATTAATCTTTTATTCTTCTTTAATATATTGATGTTCTGATGATGACGATCATACGCCTTGTTCTCTATCTTACCTTCAAACACAAAATATACTGTTTCGTGATCCTTAAGTTTATATTTTTCTTTAACCCGCGTTCTATGTTTTTGAAAAACTGCGTTATCAATAGGACTATTCTTAAGTTTTACTTTTAAAAACCGGCGGTTTATAAGCATCCCGCAAAGTTTAGACAAAATAAAATCCGGATGATCTTGCCACAATTTTATAGCGGCCAAAACATCTACATCATCCAATTTTGAGAATATGGTTAATATCTCCTGATTGAAATTTTGCTTCTCAATACGGTTCTCCATAAAAAACCGGAGTGCATCACTACAAACTATAACCTGACCATCATTCATGATTTCCTTGGCCCTTTGTAGAATTTTTATCAATAGCTGCTCAGCAACAATTCCTGTTTTATGTAGATATACCTGCCAGTACATAAACCTTCTGGCCATTAGGAATTTTTCAACAGAATACACTCCCTTTTCTTCAACCACCAGATTCCCATCAACTACATTAAGCATAGTAATCAATCGTTCTGAATTGATATTACCTTCAGCAACGCCCGTATAGAAACTATCCCTTTTTAAATAATCAAGGCGATCCATATCTAATTGACTAGATACTAACTGATTTAAAAACCGCTTGCCATACTGTCCTTTAAAAATTGAAATGGCAAGCGTTAATCTTCCGTTAAAGATAGTGTTCAAAGCCTCCATGAATTGCAACGAAATATACTCATGATCGGTACTCTCTACAATACTATGCTCCATAGCGTGCGAGAAAGGCCCATGACCAATATCGTGCAAAAGAATGGCGATACACAACCCCTCTTCTTCCTGCTCATTTATCTCCACACCCTTATACTTCAGGACTTGCAAAGCTTTTTGCATTAAATGCATTGAACCTAATGCATGATGAAATCTAGTGTGATGCGCCCCAGGATAGACCAAATATGACAACCCCATTTGAGATATTCTACGTAAACGTTGAAAATACGAGTGGTTAATCAACTCGAATATTAGTCCATTCGGAATAGTAATAAATCCGTAAATTGGATCATTAAAAATTTTAAGTTTTCTTGAGTTTATCAAAATGAGGGTTGCTTTGCAATGTTCACGGGGTAAAGTTAGGTAAAAGACAAAGTAATAAACTCGGTAAATGAATATTTTGGCTACTCTTTAAGTTTTCAATGTTATTTTAGACCGTTTTATAATCGAAGTAACACTACTATTAAATGAATAAAATCAGCATATTATGGGTAGACGATGAAATTGATCTACTGAAACCACATATTATTTTTCTACAAGGTAAAGGCTATGATGTTATTACCTGCCAAAGTGGGCAAGAGGCACTAGAAGAATTACAGCAATCTAGGGTTGATATTATTTTCCTTGATGAGAATATGCCCGGCATATCAGGATTAGAAACCCTGGCAGAAATAAAAGTACTAGACTCATCTATTCCGGTGGTCATGATAACCAAAAGCGAGGAAGAGTTTATCATGGAAGAGGCTATTGGCTCCAAAATTGCCGATTACCTTATTAAACCGGTAAACCCTAATCAAATTCTACTATCCCTAAAGAAAAATTTAGACCATTCCCGTTTAGTTTCAGAAAAAACAACATCTAACTACCAACAAGAATTTAGAAAAATTGCCATGGATTTATCTATGGTGAATTCAGTTGAAGAATGGGTAGATCTATACAAGCGCTTAATATACTGGGAATTAAGACTAGAAGATATTGAAGACAGTAGTATGTTTGAAATTCTTGAATCTCAAAAATCCGAAGCAAACAATCATTTTGGAAAATTCGTAGAGCGAAACTACCAAAGTTGGTTTAACGGAGATGGCCCCGTACTTTCTCACACCTTATTTAAAGAACTCGTTAAACCTGAACTAAAAGACTCTCGCACTCTGCTTCTTGTTATTGACAATCTACGGTATGACCAATGGTACGCATTTGAAGATACCGTAAGTTCATTTTACAAGAAAAATAAAGAAGAATCATATTTCAGTATCCTACCCTCAGCTACGCAATATGCACGAAATGCTATTTTTTCAGGCCTCACCCCTATGGCTATGGAGAAAAAACATCCGCAATGGTGGAAGAACGATACAGATGAAGGTGGAAAAAATCTTCATGAATCCGATTTTTTAGGTGAGCAAATAAAACGTTTAGGGCTCAATCTAAAATGGGAGTACCACAAAATTAGCACCCTTAAACAAGGCAAAAATCTATGTCAAAACTTTAAATCTCAAAAAGACAACGACTTAACCGTACTCGTGTACAACTTTGTAGATATGATTTCCCATTCAAAAACAGAAATGGAAGTTATTAAGGAATTAGCAAGCAATGACAAAGCCTATAGATCGTTAACTCAAAGTTGGTTTAAGAACTCTCCTTTATTAGAGATAATTCAGCAGGCACAACAAATGGGAATGAAACTGATCATCACCACAGACCATGGCACGATCAACGTTAAACAACCCTCCAAGGTCATTGGCGATAAAGAAACCAGCCTCAACCTACGCTATAAAACAGGCCGTAGCCTAACTTACGAGGACAAAGATGTGCTAGCGGCTCAAGACCCAGCTCACATTCATTTACCACGTATAAACATGAGTAGTTCTTTTATTTTTGCTAAAAACGACTTGTTTTTTGCCTACCCCAACAACTACAATCATTACGTTAGCTATTATCGGAATACCTACCAACATGGAGGAATTTCTTTAGAAGAGATGATCATTCCATTCGTAGTTTTATCACCAAAATAGAAGTATTTATATAATGAACATCACATATACCGAAAAGGAAATTGACCAAGTTGCCAAGATGGTTATTGAGAAGTCCACGAACAAGGTTCTCCTTTTTCACGCACCTATGGGAGCAGGCAAGACCACATTGATTAAAGCCATAGCTAAACATCTTGGCGTTGTCGATGCCGGAAACAGCCCCACCTTTGGAATTGTAAACGAATATGAAAATAAAAGCAGCCATCTATTGGCTTATCATTTTGACTTTTATCGTTTAAATGATGAAATGGAAGCCTTGGACATGGGCTTTGAAGATTATCTTAATAAAAATGTGTGGGTTTTCATTGAATGGCCAAATAAAATTGAATCTTTCTTGCCAGAAAAAAGCACCAATATATATATTGAAGTTATTGATATGACAACGCGACGTATTACAATATCATAAACTTAGTTACCGATCGTCGAAAACATCGTTTAAGGTAAAGATTTATTGTACGAAACTTGTTAAATTAGTCAATGTGTACGTTTTTTCGGATAAATGGTTTTCATTTAACATTTAAAAACGTACTTTAGGATATTTTTTTTCCTACTTTTGACCTATAACTAATTAATCTTTAATAATTTAAAACCCCTGAAAATGAAAAAATTAGTATTTGGCCTTTTGGCATGTGTAGCTCTTTTAGCTGTTTCTTGTGAATCAAGTGATGTAGCATCTGATGATTCTCTTTACACAGAAGAAGGTGTTGACCGAAGTAAAATAACTACCTCTAACAAACAATCGGTAGATAGAAGTAAAATAACCACCTCCAACAGGAGAAATTAGAGGTTTTCAATAAAAAATGTTTTTTTTTAAAAGGGTAATCAATAAATTACCCTTTTTTTCGTTACCTCCTTTATAGGAAGCCATGTATTAATGAAACAAGTCCCCAAAAATCAAAGAAAAGTAAAGACTAGATTCGTTGTTGAATCCATAGTTGTTTTCTTTATTGTTGCATCCCCATTTATTTTCAAATTACACGAATATTTTCCTCGAGATCCTGAAGCCACTATAAATATTTTTGGATATATTATAGATCGGAACGGTTTTGCCAATTTAAATACTTATGTCTGGTTCCTACTAGGAAAAGCGGTTCCCTTAACCTTATTATTTATTTGGTTTTTAACCTGTAAACATTGGTGGTATCACATCATTTTAATTCCATTATTGATGTATGCCTTCCAAATTTTTGAAGTATTTTACACAGACGACCTATACATTGACACAAGAAATGTTTTATGGCTGCTTCCTGTCT
This genomic interval from Zobellia roscoffensis contains the following:
- a CDS encoding HD domain-containing protein; protein product: MINSRKLKIFNDPIYGFITIPNGLIFELINHSYFQRLRRISQMGLSYLVYPGAHHTRFHHALGSMHLMQKALQVLKYKGVEINEQEEEGLCIAILLHDIGHGPFSHAMEHSIVESTDHEYISLQFMEALNTIFNGRLTLAISIFKGQYGKRFLNQLVSSQLDMDRLDYLKRDSFYTGVAEGNINSERLITMLNVVDGNLVVEEKGVYSVEKFLMARRFMYWQVYLHKTGIVAEQLLIKILQRAKEIMNDGQVIVCSDALRFFMENRIEKQNFNQEILTIFSKLDDVDVLAAIKLWQDHPDFILSKLCGMLINRRFLKVKLKNSPIDNAVFQKHRTRVKEKYKLKDHETVYFVFEGKIENKAYDRHHQNINILKKNKRLIDVAKASDQFNLKALSKTVTKYYICYPKDSV
- the porX gene encoding T9SS response regulator signal transducer PorX, which produces MNKISILWVDDEIDLLKPHIIFLQGKGYDVITCQSGQEALEELQQSRVDIIFLDENMPGISGLETLAEIKVLDSSIPVVMITKSEEEFIMEEAIGSKIADYLIKPVNPNQILLSLKKNLDHSRLVSEKTTSNYQQEFRKIAMDLSMVNSVEEWVDLYKRLIYWELRLEDIEDSSMFEILESQKSEANNHFGKFVERNYQSWFNGDGPVLSHTLFKELVKPELKDSRTLLLVIDNLRYDQWYAFEDTVSSFYKKNKEESYFSILPSATQYARNAIFSGLTPMAMEKKHPQWWKNDTDEGGKNLHESDFLGEQIKRLGLNLKWEYHKISTLKQGKNLCQNFKSQKDNDLTVLVYNFVDMISHSKTEMEVIKELASNDKAYRSLTQSWFKNSPLLEIIQQAQQMGMKLIITTDHGTINVKQPSKVIGDKETSLNLRYKTGRSLTYEDKDVLAAQDPAHIHLPRINMSSSFIFAKNDLFFAYPNNYNHYVSYYRNTYQHGGISLEEMIIPFVVLSPK
- the tsaE gene encoding tRNA (adenosine(37)-N6)-threonylcarbamoyltransferase complex ATPase subunit type 1 TsaE, whose translation is MNITYTEKEIDQVAKMVIEKSTNKVLLFHAPMGAGKTTLIKAIAKHLGVVDAGNSPTFGIVNEYENKSSHLLAYHFDFYRLNDEMEALDMGFEDYLNKNVWVFIEWPNKIESFLPEKSTNIYIEVIDMTTRRITIS